A DNA window from Ipomoea triloba cultivar NCNSP0323 chromosome 10, ASM357664v1 contains the following coding sequences:
- the LOC116033701 gene encoding ATP synthase mitochondrial F1 complex assembly factor 2-like gives MATGILGRPLKTLNRFILRTLTTSGSRNISGLATAGQPESDGQSSSFTFTSDNGDRNVQNTSSRDDSIYIKGPKKDSSSQLDASSVTIPMSFMTGSIVGKRFYKKVITREADDGIGWTVMLDYRTLKTPAKRPLKCPTHALAKAIAAEWEYQEVDGIRPFTMPLMQLACTAFERVPLTRPKIIENLMKKFNQDLVFCRAPGDNDLTAVVLERQVEKVDPLLHWLESEFGFKPAIYSSFFGGKQEDGLVNAIEDFLKKTNDCELAAIDAIAAAAHSLAIAIGVFRGRLGIEEAIELIRLEEDLQIDKWGLVEGGHDLDIADLQVQVSSAAVFLRLSRSS, from the exons ATGGCAACTGGGATCCTAGGAAGACCCCTAAAAACCTTAAACCGTTTCATCCTCAGAACCCTAACCACCTCTGGTTCCCGAAACATCAGTGGCCTTGCCACAGCTGGGCAACCCGAATCTGATGGTCAATCTTCATCCTTTACATTCACCTCTGACAATGGAGATCGAAATGTTCAAAATACATCTAGCAGAGATGATAGTATCTATATAAAGGGACCCAAGAAGGATTCTTCTTCTCAATTGGATGCTTCATCAGTGACGATTCCCATGTCATTCATGACAGGCTCAATTGTGGGCAAGAGGTTTTACAAGAAGGTAATCACGCGAGAGGCTGATGATGGTATTGGTTGGACTGTTATGCTTGACTATCGAACCCTCAAAACCCCTGCCAAGCGCCCTCTCAAGTGCCCCACTCACGCTCTTGCCAAAGCCATTGCTGCTGAATGGGAATACCAG GAAGTGGATGGTATCAGACCCTTTACAATGCCACTGATGCAACTTGCTTGTACCGCATTTGAAAGAGTTCCACTCACCAGACCAAAGATTATTGAGAACTTGATGAAAAAGTTCAATCAAGATTTAGTCTTCTGTCGTGCTCCAGGGGATAATGATCTCACAGCTGTGGTTCTTG AGCGTCAAGTGGAGAAAGTTGATCCTCTACTTCACTGGTTGGAATCAGAGTTCGGCTTCAAACCTGCTATATATTCCAGCTTTTTTGGTGGAAAGCAGGAGGATGGTCTTGTTAACGCCATTGAGGACTTtcttaaaaaaacaaatgattGCGAATTGGCAGCAATTGATGCAATCGCTGCAGCTGCACACTCTCTAGCTATTGCAATTGGTGTGTTCCGTGGTAGATTGGGAATTGAAGAGGCAATTGAATTGATCAGGCTTGAGGAAGATTTGCAG ATTGACAAATGGGGTCTGGTTGAAGGTGGACATGACCTTGACATAGCCGATCTACAAGTGCAGGTTTCTTCTGCTGCTGTGTTTCTCAGGCTCTCAAGGAGTAGTTAG